Within Anopheles nili chromosome 3, idAnoNiliSN_F5_01, whole genome shotgun sequence, the genomic segment TAGTGCGTCCACCTTTGTACCTACTAACGGGCTTATTCCGTACGACAGTTATGGAATCACTAAAGAGGACACCATGCGGTGGCATGAGGGGACAAAGAGCTACATTGCAAGCGGTGAGCCGATCCAATCGCACCAGGCTAGTACCGATGCGGCACAACAACAGGAAACACCCAGTGGATGTGCTACAGGTGAAGCCACATATCTTGTCAGTGGCTTCCCGGCGGCTCCCAGTGCCGATTCAAGATCCCCTCATGTCTCTAAAGGCCCGTGCCAACAGGGCAAGAGTGTGTCGCCGCATTCTTCCGAGGAGCTGGTCGATCCATGCTGTACGGTAGATGGTAACGCCACGCCGACCAAAGATTCGATAGATCATCACTCGCACCACAGtgcccatcatcaccatgggcCGCACAGCACACAACACCACCACGCAGGCTCCCATCATcattctcatcatcatcagcatccaCAGCCAAGTACACACCACCATGCAGTCCAGCATCACCAGAACATGCAGCAATTGCATTCACATGcccagcagcatcaacaacatcagcatAGGAATGGTGATGCATTGGGAGAACATAAGTTGATCAATACCAAGTCACCAGCATCCACGTCGCCAGCTCGCTGTGAGCCCCAGCGCCAAACCGTTCTCATGTGGGGTACGTCCTATAGTAACGGTGCCAATGCTGGCAATGGTGAGCCTCATGTCACAGGTAGCAACGATTCACCATCGTTCGAATACATCGACCCCACGGGAAGCTTTTCACTCGTCAATCTGCCAAAGCCCTCCACAATAGCCATGAATAACAACAGCAATGCTACCACCTCGAGTGCTATTCCCGTGGAGTCCTCCCATCACCCTCCTGACACACCTACTAACAACCCCAGCCAAACTCATCCGACTGCTCATGAACCGCAATCAGAATCCGCTGGCGAAGCGATTCTTGACGCAATCGATAGTAAACCCCGAGCGGTGACAAAATCGTTGACAACACACACTGCACTTACGACGGCTAAGCCTCTGCAGCCCAGCGGTGGAGTCAGCTTGTTTGCaggaaaacaatcgaaaagTTTTGCTAATCATACTAACCAGCACTCGCAGCAACATCAAGCTGAGCCGTTATCGGATGGATCGTCCGTTACTCCGATCGACCCGACCAATATACCCGCTTCCGCCAATACTAAATGGTATTGCACAGACGATGCATAACACACACTCCCGCCTAGATCGTATACTAATTATCGTTTTGCTACTAACGCATGCAGCCCGCGCAACTAATACTATTCATCTATGATCACCGTTCCACGGTGTGCAGTCCTGCTGCTCGATACCGGCACAGCTAAGTATCAGCACTATCGACCATTCGACATTTCGTAGAGTTAACCTAGAGTCTAGGCCCCCATTGGCTCGGTAGCAGTACCACACTAAATGATGACTAAGGTATgaattgaaacaaaacgcacaataAGTTCTTCGATTGTAATTTGGCTGCTGTAATGAAATATTGTCATTgctacatacatacatacatacatacatacatacatacataagAAGGAGTGCACACACAGATCATtttaataatttgtttttgctctgaTTCTTTTTCATCCTTGCTTGCATGTGTTCATGCAAGAATGTTGATGACTGGATTGTATCGCATTAAATTATTTACTAAATTTGTATATTTATTCTTTGTTCGTATTACTTGTTTTTATGTGATAAGATTTAGTTCCTTTGATCTTATGTTGTATGCTCACTTAgtagaattttatttttagtataTATCGTTAAAGTATGTATCGGTTGTTCAGAGAGCGCTTTATAATTGTTAGGCTTCCTTTTCGCTCATTATCATTCACTTCGAGTGTCGCTATAAATCTTTATATAACTAAACGGtccttttgcattttttccatAGGTGACACCCGACACAAGCGGTACAATAATCGGACAGGTTCCTTTGACGCTACCAAACGGGAACGGGCTAAATTACAATGCTAATCATCAAGAAAGGACACCCTTATGCAGCTGGAGATTGTTAAGCTTTCAGCTATTTTCTTTCTCAGTAAAAAACAATTATACACACCTTCCCATTTCTAAAATGCATATGAGCGATATTGTTATTGCGAACGTGGTGAAAATTTTCCGATAACGATATGCATATTGCGCTTTTGTAATTCGGGCgcgttttttcccttcaaaatTCAGAGAATCACTTAAACATGCCCTATATTACCCGACACACATAAAACAATGCTACTGTAATTGAACTGTAATTAATCattttgtactaaaaaaggTAAAACACAATATAAACATGTTTAGAAACAATTAATAATCATTAAAAGTAAATAAGCTTTGTTCGAAAACCAAATTATGTGAGAACAACTCAACAAAGAAATGATAGTTGAAGTATTCTATGccggaaagaaataaaatcataaaattgcataaaacatcgcaatttattgtttcaaacAATCAACAACCACCCTAGGGCGCTTTCCGAAAGCCTTGCTTAGTGCGAAGTAATTTGCGCTCCAAGCGCTTGTTTATAGTAGGGGTGCTTAATACTTCACGTTTGAATTTAAATCTCAGAAAGCTTTGTCACCATCCTGTTGAACTTTGTGAAAGCTTCATACAATGTGAAACCCGATTGCTTTTCTTGTTATGGAttggaagcgtttttttcctaCAACACAACACATCCGTTTTCAAATTTGCACCCATTTGTAAAACGGAGATAATAAGATTGCCAATTCAAAACtgagtaaaaaataaaactactaTAAAAGATTATTAGTGTTTCAAACCTTACGCAAATTATAACAATATGTTTTGAGCTATTCTGTTCATTGAATAAGTACATAGCGAAACTGAACCGGGGAGCTTTCAGTCCTCATCTCCAAactttgttcttttttattccttctgTGGAATTAGCTGGTATAGTAAAAAAAGGTTAATTTCATCATTTCTGACTATTTTAAATCAGCGCTTGAAATTTTATGACCAAACTCTTTGTTAGATAACTTGTGATTGTCTCAtattaacaaatcataaattcTTTGCTATGGGCagtcttttgttttgctacattctaaattcattttttatggcGCTTGCGCATTCGTTTGCGAAAACATGTTCCCAACATACATACCGATTATCCACACATTTTACTagtgttaaacaaaaaattaatcatTGTAGTTTTGGCGCTGCTTTAGTAGAAAAATATCATCGAACATATATCGTTACATATTATGCGCAATTTTATAATGATGTTCGGAGCAAGCTCCTAAGGATTATGAGTGAGTTCCGTCACCTGGACCAACGTTGAACGAAACTTCGAGGGGATAATCGTGGGCGGTCACGGTCGAACAGAACGATTCACTTCAGCCTCGGTAGCCTCGTTGGCGTTCATTCGGACCACACTTTCGAGGTGGAGCTTTTGCGCTGACATTTTCCGTTTGTGTTGCAAGAAAATTCTAGCTTCGTGTAATCGTCGGAGATAACGAAGAAAGAACATCCTCTATTCAATGAATAGTTTACAGCGCTTCAGTGCTTTCGTTGCCTGTAGCCATTGAAGGCTGTCTTCAtagtttaaatgtttttttaaaaatttgcgTAGTATCTTATTGCTTTACAACTGCACCTGCAGAATCACTTACAAACTAAAAGCGGGATTTTCCCGAAATACCCCCATTCTCTAGTAGGGGTTTATTTCTAGCTATcgtgaaaagtgttttactgtGCCAGGAAAATCCATAGTGCATAAGGAAAGCCTTTATTGCAAAACTATATCTGCACTCTCTTCTACAAGAAGAGAAAAGCCCGTCAAACATGGCCCTAAAAAATTGGTTGTGGTTCGGGAATGTGCTATTTGCATCGTTCCCCTTAGCAATATTGGGAATCGATTTAAGCAGGCTCTACGGTCACCTACCAGCTGTTTCTAAGCGCAGTGGTAAGTGGGCGTCTACCATCAGCTCTCAATACGCACGTTTTTTTTAGAAAgtaatgtttaaattttcttcatcaatTTTACTACGTTTACCAGAAGCTTGTCACCCCTACGAACCATTTAAATGTCCCGGCGACGGTAACTGTATTTCTATACAATACCTCTGCGATGGTGCACCAGACTGTTCGGACGGGTACGACGAGGATATGCGTCTTTGTACAGCAGGTAAATGTACACTGGTCGTTTAGTTGAGTGATCTGTGATTCGGTTTTAGTGACATGAGATGTGTACAAATATCTTAATCTGTGAATGTTTTTCTATTGGCTTTCTCAAATAGCTAAGCGTCCACCAGTAGAAGAAACGGCATCATTCCTCCAGAGCCTGCTGGCCTCGCACGGTCCTAACTatttggaaaaacttttcggTAGCAAAGCCCGTGACGCATTAGCTCCACTCGGTGGGGTAGAAAAGGTGGCCATTGCTCTCAGTGAATCGCAAACCATCGAAGATTTTGGAGCGGCATTACATTTGATGAGGTTTGTTAATAaagttttgtttctcatttttatttcctggCACCGAATATTAGGAGCAAGAAAACACAACTTTTCATTTAGTTGCAACATCATTATTATAATtacaaatttgaaatttgctGTGTTTGTGGTTTGGGGGATCAAATGTACGTTTTCTTGAACATTATTTATCTAACCGGTTCAGTTATATCGTTCAATGCGCCATTCGTCCTATAGTCAATATATGTGGTTTggtattatatatattttatttatttttttttattctttaatgacggccaggccgtattgcttataactattatcttaagtctaaacttaaagtaaactgaaattcacattggttggaagacatttccttctccgaaccgtgaaagggcaccttatcccgggtgtacgcggttgtttatatatattttaatggtggcgtaaaaaataaattattctatAAGACAACttaacaaacaacaacagacaATTAACTGCAATCgttgaatttttggttttagGTCAGACCTCGAGCACTTGCGGTCTGTTTTCATGGCAGTGGAAAACGGAGATCTCGGAATGCTAAAATCCATTGGTATCAAAGACTCAGAGCTGGGCGACGTGAAGTTTTTCCTAGAAAAACTAGTCAATACTGGCTTCCTAGACTGAGTATCGTCCGAGCTGCCGTATAGCAGtagcttttattattttgtaccATTAACACCGCAGATTTATTCCTATCTAGGATCTCCGGAAAACGGTTTCACCTACTAAAGCTACTTTGCACATAACTATGTGTTTAAATTGGTACTATTAAACATGAACTGGACAATCGCTCATTACGCTTCTGTTGATGTTACCAAATTTGTGCAACGTAGAGCCTGTGGTAACGATTCAAATCCAACAAACGGCCATTCCAACATAAACACGACTGATTGTGCTTGCTGATTGATCCCCAACTCTGATCAGAGGGGTCGTATGACACCATTCTTGTACAAACAGCAGTAGCATCAGTCGAAAAATCCTGACACAAATCATGGTACGTATGATCAATCGTAACCTAAGCCTCTACTTGTAACGCTCGCTTCAATGAAGCAGCAGGATGTCATACACTAGATTAAATGCACCTGAAAAGCACGACAGAGCgttttggagcaaaaaaatgtcaaaGCAACTGGTTGTTATATTAGAGGCGAATGCACAAAAAAGAGCATTTCAAGCCAATCAAATCAATTCACGTCCATTAGGTTTGTTAAGatacaaatatttatttttcatcttctaTTATCCAGAGTTATGTTAATAGCGCATCTCGAGGTACTCGAATGTGTCGAGCGTGTCATAAAGTGACAAAAAATGgtaggaaataaataaacgaagacGAAGTGCAACCCATCGGAGAAAGGGAATCAGAACAGatccataaaaaaacatatcattaTATTTATAGAGCCTGTGCATGcttatatattatatattatacACTTATACACAAATCAAGACGAAACACACGAGAGGTTATTTGTATCAGTGTGCTAGTTTCCTTATCACAAGAGAATCTTACGAAAAATGCACAATGAAATCAAACATATCAACCATATGAAAGATGATAACGACGCAGTGATGTACCTTATATGTCGTGCAATACGCTAACGATAAATCGGTGGTAGATTAAAGCTCTTCGAATCGTGTCACATATTATGCGGCCGATGAGAGATGTATACAGCCCCGAGAAAAGCAGGGAAACatgttataaaaaaacaatacactAGAGGGCAGTGTTGGCCGTGCGGAAGACAATTTCAAAGCAAACCTAACTTTAGAGCTAATCCGATGACttgaatatttatatgaaaTCATAACATCATAACAACGATCACTTCCGAGCTGTTGTAGAGAACTGATTTTTTGAGAAATTGTACTCTCTAATGTAAATGAATTTTACACTTAATCTGTCTGTACACAATCACGCATCCGACCATACTAGCTCACAGAGATTCACATGGCAATACACGTAATTAAACGCTTCACGGCCAAAATGCCAAGGCAATCAATCCGTCATGAATCAGGAAGAACTGTGACGACGTATTCAAAAATGTAATAACCATTGATTGTATCCAGGAGAATGACACCCTTACACATCTTACTATCCTGCTTATGATGATGAGATCGATGAGATGTTCAGAAAAGGAAGAgctgaaatatatatatataccggTATCTTGTGTCAGCGGTTGTGTGtaatgtgtttcatttttttaatgtaataTCACAATTTCAGATTAGCAATACGTAATTTTCGGTATAAATACTTACATTAAAAATATGTCTATAAATGTCCACCTAGCCCCTAACCTTTTCcctaattaaaaattttattcatcatCCCACGAAACAAATAATGACCGTATACTGTACTGTATCATATCTGTATATCTGTATATTCGTGAGTTATATGCCATATACTACATATTCTACGTTCATACGCCGTATGTCTATTTTCTATTACGCAATAACCATGAATCTATGTGGGAGGAGTAGGAGGATCAGGTGGAATAAGTTTATCTAGGGTATAATATTGCTAGGGTTTGGATATTACTATTGATATACAGTACTAATAATATATTATTAACACAGTTAAAGGATTAATTTCCAGGATTTCGTGCGGAAATAGCtaaaaatatcattaaatTGCATGCAATAAAATGTGTAGATGTAATACACATCAAATTGAGCTTTCACAAGTGGGCTTTTAATAGCATGTATGTATATTTCCGGTGCTACGTATTTGAATTGTTTATATTCTAATTGTTCAACCGTTATTGGATCTTTCAGCGTTCGATAATCGTAAACGaataaaaattgattaaatccATAAGTTTATCTTGACATATTAGATGCATAAATTAAGTTACAGCCTTGTgattataaaataataacatatACCAGGGGTTGGCACAGTTTTTACTGTGGGGGTCAGACAGTGAAAATTAGCCATAAACTGGGGCCATATGAAATGAATCTTTTAACATGTGAATAAGACGAGGCAGAATGAATAATACAGCACAACTTCAAATTAACACTTTGACTAGTTTCTatttaaccaaaatgtacgatgaaatatgattttttcgaaaaaaaagtgtagaTATATACGATAacgttggtgttgattttggtCAAAAATTAATCCGATATCGTTATAATTAgtttttgtgttcttcatAAGACCTACAAAAATTTTCTCTCGGGCCGGACTTTGCCGACCCCTGACATATACAATAACAAAATGAACAACTTTGGATAACTATTTTTGATTCCACTACTTAAAAGGGAAAACTACGTATTCTCTGGATTCGTATGCTATTGCATTTCCTTACGCATGATATAACATTCCGGAATGGTTGTGCGAAACATTATGGATAATCAGTTTTGTATTATATATGGTAGATATTTATGCTTAATATCTTCTAGAAAAATCCATGAATTAGGATTAATTTTTGTATATGCTTTTATGCATTGGCTACAGATAAACACAATTATGGGTTTATTGGAACACTCGCTGACGgtcaataataaaaataaataatttctttCTGAACGATTATCGAGCTACATTTTAACACCATGTAATTagcttttttcatttatttcatatcTGCAACAGCTACCATTTGTGAGTAATTTGCTTTGATTTCTGCAACAGCAATGCTTTATATGCCACGTATTCTTGCCATCCGTTGTCATTTTAAGAAGCAATTTcgttatgcttcttttttcgttattaTACTGTATATGCATTGTCCGAGCACTGGTACagaacaaattattttttctcgttaTTTGGTTATTACTTTTTCAGAATAATATACGTTTACTAATTCGCGTTGTTATGCTTGTAAAAGGTGGCTAATGTGTTTTAAGCGCGATATTCTCACTTTAGAATTCATTCAAAATTTAGGATATAGAATAAATCCTCAAATCATTTGAAATATCCTTCGTTTATATCGAAACTTCATATTAGTCTATGCTATTGCGCCGATTGTTAGTGTATAATACTAAAAGATTATTTTGGACCATATTAATCAACGACGTACATTACGCGACTCCTATATTTATGACTCTTTCGTACATCGAGAACCCATTATATTAGCTGCTACTTGGTCGAATTTTCTACTGAGAAAGCAGCTCAAAATGGTAAGAATTGTAGTAATAGATGTAATATTTTATATGATATGAGTAGTTTTATGCATTCCACGGCAAGTCGCATGCGCATAAAAATATGCCAAACCAACATATTGTTGAAACTAGCATATTTTCGTAACATATTTGTATGATATGAAGGATCGTTTTAATTAGGTTGTACGTATATTAAGTACTTCCCACTTTCTCCTTTCTTGGCAAACCAAACATCTTAAGATATTCCAAACAATATAACAAATATTGGGTTTTGTTCTATAAATAGGTACGATAAACACTACTGTATATTGCTTTgtcatatttgttttttaatgaCTCATTGTTGGTTATTATGCTATGTTCCTGCTCTTGTAGTATCATTGATATGTATAATATATAGGTAAATAAAGGTTCTAGttctgaaatgttttatgtaTTCGATGATATTCGTTACATGGGTAGTTTGGATTGCAAAACTACGATTAGCTTAGCAACTTTCCTGTAAAGAGACGTTATGATTTGATGTTTGTTAGATCCACTAAAACACTATTGAACGGATTAAATGACACAATTTcctaatttaataaaacatattACTTTAAATGAAATCGGTGCTTCAGTCTAATCGTAGATATCGCTGAATCTGCTATTAACAATTTAATACGATAATTTAAAAAGAttaagttattttatttttgataaatACATTCGTTGACATGACCATTGCCTTTCAAATTGAGTAGCTACACTTTTTGCTACAACATGAATTATAAACCATAGCTCAGTAGTAAAgttcattcaattttcattacatattggatgttttttgaaattttaaaagtGGCACTCATTAAATCAATACTGCTACATTTTAGTAACACATTAAACACACGGTTCAATCGCTGATAGCTGTTGAAAGAAAATATGAGTTTGGGGACTCATTTAAATTGGACAAATACAAaaattttcatcttcttcagcACAGAAAGCCATACAGCATTTTAAATGACGTGCATTTCGTATATAATAATACAAGTATAAAACTACTGAACCAAGAAaccattatcattattttatctTACTCTGTGTAGTGTCGTTACTCTTCTGTTTCACGTATGATATGAACGGTTAGTTGGTAAAGGTATATTCCTGCTATGTGTGAAAT encodes:
- the LOC128727383 gene encoding IDLSRF-like peptide; the encoded protein is MALKNWLWFGNVLFASFPLAILGIDLSRLYGHLPAVSKRSEACHPYEPFKCPGDGNCISIQYLCDGAPDCSDGYDEDMRLCTAAKRPPVEETASFLQSLLASHGPNYLEKLFGSKARDALAPLGGVEKVAIALSESQTIEDFGAALHLMRSDLEHLRSVFMAVENGDLGMLKSIGIKDSELGDVKFFLEKLVNTGFLD